A stretch of the Bacillus sp. FJAT-18017 genome encodes the following:
- a CDS encoding putative holin-like toxin, with amino-acid sequence MGQALPVKGGDAYMTVFQGLMLAISFASLIVAVIAAAHKK; translated from the coding sequence GTGGGACAAGCACTCCCGGTGAAAGGGGGTGATGCTTATATGACGGTCTTTCAAGGTTTGATGCTAGCCATTTCTTTTGCAAGCCTGATTGTTGCTGTAATTGCAGCTGCCCATAAAAAATAA
- a CDS encoding superoxide dismutase yields the protein MKVHSTALLQDRSAPGTLPDFTRSLDLFLEELESSLEQRSEQSPEYALDAENKANVLYEKWLQVEEQHTGGGLARQIPIGRHVLPPLPYEYGALEPYINRRIMLLHHTQHHQAYVDGLNKAESEMARARETNDFTLLKHWEREAAFNGAGHYLHTLFWETMAPNAGGRPQGELLNEINRAFGSFDKFKAHFSEAAKKVEGSGWAILVWSPRARRFEILQAEKHQNLSQWDVIPLLPLDVWEHAYYLQYENNRGKYVDNWWNVVNWPAVTRRYNEVKR from the coding sequence ATGAAAGTACATTCAACGGCTTTACTGCAGGATAGGTCCGCACCTGGTACATTGCCTGATTTTACTCGTTCACTGGACCTTTTTTTGGAAGAATTAGAGAGCAGCCTTGAACAGAGAAGTGAACAATCACCTGAATATGCACTGGATGCCGAAAATAAGGCAAATGTTCTTTATGAAAAATGGCTGCAGGTTGAAGAACAACATACAGGAGGAGGTCTTGCCCGGCAAATACCGATAGGCAGACATGTGCTTCCACCGCTTCCATACGAATACGGGGCACTCGAACCGTATATTAACAGGCGGATCATGCTGCTCCATCATACTCAGCACCATCAAGCTTACGTAGACGGCTTAAATAAGGCTGAATCTGAAATGGCGAGAGCGAGGGAAACCAACGATTTTACTTTATTGAAGCACTGGGAAAGGGAAGCAGCTTTCAATGGAGCGGGACATTATTTGCATACACTCTTTTGGGAAACGATGGCACCAAATGCTGGAGGGAGGCCCCAGGGTGAGCTTTTAAATGAAATAAACCGTGCATTTGGCAGTTTCGATAAGTTTAAAGCACATTTTAGTGAAGCAGCAAAAAAAGTGGAAGGCTCAGGCTGGGCAATCCTTGTTTGGTCGCCAAGGGCAAGGCGCTTCGAAATCCTTCAGGCAGAAAAGCATCAAAACCTCAGCCAATGGGATGTCATTCCACTTCTGCCACTTGATGTTTGGGAACATGCTTATTACCTTCAATACGAAAACAATCGCGGTAAATACGTGGATAATTGGTGGAATGTCGTCAATTGGCCTGCTGTCACTAGGAGATACAATGAGGTAAAACGATAA